The Phaeocystidibacter marisrubri DNA segment GCTCTGGCGATGTCGAAGTACTTGAGCACGCTTCAAGTAGACGTTAGAGAATGGAGATATAGGTGGTGGCCCATTGTGATTATGGGGCTCCCCATGTTGCTCATTCTAGCCCAACCGGATACAGGTTCGGCCTTGGTTTTTGTATCCTTCATGCTGGTTCTTTACCGAGAAGGTTTACCGGGCATGTATCTATTTCTAGCATTCTTAAGTGCGCTGGTCGCCATCCTCTCACTGGTCTTCCCTCCTATCTATGTTATTGGCGCCATCATCGTTACTGGAGGACTGGCCTACTGGACCTTGCGCAATCAAAAGCGAATCACCCTGACCTTAATAGGCCTCGTATTCTACTCTTCCGTTGTAGCCTATGGAACCAGTTTTATGTTCAACAACGTATTACAAACACACCAACGCGATCGTATTAGCGTCCTCTTAGGGCTCAAAGACGACCCCATGGGCGTGGGTTACCACACACAGCAATCGCTGATCGCAATTGGCTCTGGTGGTCTTTCAGGGAAGGGTTTCTTAGAAGGAACCCAAACCAAGTTGAACTACGTACCCGAACAAAGTACCGATTACATCTTCTGTACGGTAGGCGAAGAGTGGGGATTTGTAGGGAGTAGCATCACCGTATTACTCTTCCTAGGCTTACTAGGAAGGCTCACCTTCTTAGCCGAACGACAGAAAAGCAATTTCGCACGCATTTACGGTTATAGTGTCGTTGGCATTCTCTTCATCCACTTTGCCGTCAACATCGCTATGACACTAGGCCTAGCGCCCGTAATTGGCATTCCTCTGCCTTTCTTTAGCTACGGGGGATCTTCTTTGTGGGGCTTTACCACCTTGCTCTTCATCTTTATACGCTTGGATGCGAATAGGTGGGATGAGTTGTGAGATGATGTGATTGATGATGAGATCGCCGGGTGACTAATGCTGGATGTCTAGTGATCCATGTCCAACGTCATGCACCGAGTTCATGTAGACGTTAGCATCCAGACTGAACAATTGCTCGGTGTCTCCATTCGAATCCATACGAGCACTTAGTGCCTGTGCAGACCCCCATCAACAAACATCCGTCTCCCAACACCAGACATCAATCCTCCATCACCAAACATCCGTCTCCCGTCACCAGACATCGGTCACCCGTCACCAGACATCAGTCCCCCGTCACCAAACACCCGTCCACAAAAAAACCTC contains these protein-coding regions:
- the rodA gene encoding rod shape-determining protein RodA is translated as MSARARSGSVFTRIDKWTVFLYAALVFLGWINIYAAVYSEEHKSIMDTSQQYGKQMIWIFTSGVLILAILLSDVRLYHNISYPVYGATLLLLVLVLIIGKEIGGNKSWIQLGSFSLQPSEFAKFGTALAMSKYLSTLQVDVREWRYRWWPIVIMGLPMLLILAQPDTGSALVFVSFMLVLYREGLPGMYLFLAFLSALVAILSLVFPPIYVIGAIIVTGGLAYWTLRNQKRITLTLIGLVFYSSVVAYGTSFMFNNVLQTHQRDRISVLLGLKDDPMGVGYHTQQSLIAIGSGGLSGKGFLEGTQTKLNYVPEQSTDYIFCTVGEEWGFVGSSITVLLFLGLLGRLTFLAERQKSNFARIYGYSVVGILFIHFAVNIAMTLGLAPVIGIPLPFFSYGGSSLWGFTTLLFIFIRLDANRWDEL